From the genome of Leishmania braziliensis MHOM/BR/75/M2904 WGS CADA00000000 data, contig 101, whole genome shotgun sequence, one region includes:
- a CDS encoding amastin-like protein, translated as MEFTLALLLYVIVQFIAFLCVLMGTPIDMFHLRIGGRFGNTPCITLWGLNEQCYTSRNDISLEQLWMDCPIRRDRFRRAQVFAIISICVYGLAALLGFIALCCCSCLRWVCLALNIAGIATLGIVWASMVVVYYYVDGRCIDEVLMSVFGSGFVLLVIAWCLDIINIAFLRLPWQARDPSKSLETSE; from the coding sequence ATGGAGTTCACCCTCGCCCTTCTGCTCTATGTGATCGTCCAGTTCATCGCGTTCCTCTGTGTGCTCATGGGCACGCCCATCGACATGTTTCACCTGAGGATTGGGGGGCGATTTGGCAACACGCCCTGCATTACGTTGTGGGGGTTAAATGAGCAGTGCTACACCAGCAGGAACGATATAAGTTTGGAGCAGCTCTGGATGGATTGCCCGATCCGCCGGGACCGTTTCCGCAGAGCTCAGGTGTTTGCTATCATCTCCATCTGCGTGTACGGCCTGGCTGCCCTCCTAGGCTTCAttgcgctgtgctgctgctcgtgcctCCGCTGGGTCTGCCTGGCGCTCAACATCGCCGGCATTGCCACGCTGGGCATCGTGTGGGCCTCCATGGTGGTGGTCTACTACTATGTGGATGGCCGCTGCATAGATGAGGTCCTCATGTCTGTTTTCGGCTCCGGCTTCGTGCTCTTGGTGATCGCATGGTGCCTGGACATCATCAACATCGCCTTCTTGCGGCTCCCGTGGCAGGCGAGAGACCCGAGTAAGAGCCTAGAGACGAGTGAATAG